ATACGCCTAAACAGGTGCTTAGCGATGTAGTTATCAAGCTGTTCGATATTGAGGCCACTGACACGCGGAGCGGGCTGCTCACCAAACAACCGCAAATACAGCGCCCGCAGCAGCAAACCGCTGAGATCACGAGTTAATACAGGGTCAGAACCATAGCGCTGCAACTCAGCACCGGCATAATTCAGCAAGTTTTGGAAATCGGTGTCCAACTGCGGGTAGCGTGGGCTTTCAAATAAACGCGAGAGCAATTGAGCATCATCACCCAATGCCCCTTGCCCATCCAAATCAATGATGAGCATGCGGTTATCACCTAACCCTGCGAATTGATGCCCTGCATCACCGGGTACTAAGCAAGCCTGCATTCGGCTGACTTCCCCACCACGACCGTTTACCTCGAACTCCGCCCGCCCAGCCAAAGACATCACGAGCTGGTGGTGATCATGGGTATGTTTGTGGGCCTGATCATCAAGCCTCATCAGACGGGCAGTCAGCATAAGGTGCAACCTAGTAGTACCTTTGCCTACTTTACCCTTTTCCCCGCCGTGACTACAGTCGACATGACAAACGACCCGACACAATCTTCAGGTACCCTTTAGCCCCCCCTTAGCATTGGCGTTCAGGAACCGATATTCTGTCCGCACTACAAGAATCAGGAGTCAGTCATGCCTCGCCTGCTGTTCATGTTTGCGTTCACCCTGCTTGCGGCTTGCTCGCACAAGCCCGCCACAGTCACTCTCCAGCACGATCAACAGAGCAAATGCCCGCTGGACCTGTATGTCGGCCAGCAATTTATTCTGACGCTGCCCAGCAACCCCACCACAGGTTTTCGCTGGAAGATGCTCGACGCAGGAGCCCCCGTGCTCGAAAAGCTTGGCCCTGAGGTCTACACAAACCCGGAAGACACAGGCTTAGTGGGCAGTGGCGGAATTTCCACCTGGCGTTTTCGCGTTGCTAACGAGGGCAAGGCCGAGTTGAAACTGGCCTATTCCCAACCCTGGGAACCCAATGTAGCACCCGCACAGAGCTTCAATTGCAAACTGGCAGCGCACTGACTCATCTAATAGAGGGGATTGGCGCACATTGACGCCTAGGCTGGCATAGGAAGCTTGGTCAAATCCCTGACAAACAGGCATAGTCTGCCCCTGACAATAATAAGGACGCAGACCATGCGCTATCTGTTGCTCGCCTTGATGGCAGCCGCTGCTTATCTCTACGCACAGTACAACGACCTGCATGCTTTAAGCTTCATCAGCAAAGGCATCCCGGTCATCCTGCTGATTCTATGGCTGCGCGAGGCGCCAGCCAGCCTATACCGCCGCTGGATCAGCATTGGCTTACTGTTCTCGCTGGCCGGCGACCTGTTGCTCGATTGGCCCGATGACTTGTTCGTGTTCGGGCTGAGTGCATTCCTGATAGCCCACTTGGCCTACTTAAGCGCCTATATCATCGACTGTAAACGCCCAGCCTGGCTAGCCCTACTCGTCGCACTGCTGACAGGCGGCGGCATGTTTGCCATCGTTTCTATCTACAACCTTGGACCATTGTTAATTCCGGTAGGTTGTTACGCCTTGGTCATCAGCATCATGCTTTGGCGAGCATTAGCCCGCCTGACCCAACCTGGCATAAGCGTTCGTTCTGCCCAGTTAGCAGCTGGCGGAGCCGCACTCTTCGTCTTATCTGACGGCATGATCGCCATCAACCGCTTCGTTTGGCCGTTCGAGGCCTCTACCTTCACCATTATCACCACCTACTGGCTCGGCCAGTGGGGAATTGCCGCATCAGCATTTTCGCAAGCCACAGAAAGGCCAGATAACCCGTCGTAGGCAAATTCTGCGCAGCTATTTCCGACCATTTGTGCAATCAGCGTTCAGCTCAGCGCCGATGTTGGCTAAAATGGTCGGCTTTCCCAAACCATGCGCAGCCCATCGTGACCAAACAACCCGATCGTCTTTTTGCTCAGCCTCTGGATCAGGTGCCTGATTTCGTGTTCAACGAGGACGTGGTGCGGGTTTTTCCGGACATGATCAAGCGCTCTGTTCCGGGCTATCCCACCATTGTCGAAAACATCGGCGTGCTGGCTGGCCAGTTTGCGCAACCCAACAGTGTTTTGTACGACCTTGGCAGCTCACTTGGCGCCGTCACACAAGCATTACGCCGCCATGTGCAAGTTGAAGGCTGCAAGGTCATTGCCGTGGATAACTCCAGCGCGATGGTCGAGCGCTGCCGCGAATATCTGCACGCACAGGACTCCATGTTTCAAGAGTTGCTGCCAGTCGAAGTGGTAGAAGCCGATATTCTTGAACTTGAATTCCAACCGGCCTCACTGATTGCGATGAACTTCACACTGCAATTCATCCAGCCGGAACATCGTTGCAACCTGCTCAAAAAGATCCATCAAGCACTGCTGCCAGGTGGCGCCCTGATCCTATCTGAGAAACTTCGTTTCGAAGATGCCAGTCAGCATGACCTGCTAACAGACCTGCACATTGCCTTCAAACGCGCCAATGGCTACAGCGAACTGGAAATTGCCCAGAAACGCAGTGCCATCGAAAAAGTCATGCTCCCGGACAGTTTCGAGAAACACCGCGAGCGCCTGCTTGAAGCCGGTTTCACTCAGGTCGTTCCTTGGTTCCAGTGCCTTAACTTCGCCTCCCTGATTGCATTGCCATGATCAACCGCTTTGACTTAGACACACTGCAAGCCCAACTTGCAGGCCCCCCCCTGCAAGACTGGGCAGCCGATTTGCCTGGCCAAATTGACCGCAAGTTAGCCATCGGTCATGGTGACCTAGCCCGCTGGTATGGCGCTGTACAGGCTCTCCCTCCGCTGACAGTTGAACAGCTTGAGCTGGTTAAAGAATTCAGCTTTAACGGGGCCTGCGACGACGACACCCGCGCAGCCCTGACAAACGCCCTGAAGGGGCTAATTCCCTGGCGAAAAGGCCCATTCCATCTGTTTGGCGTGCATGTGGATACTGAATGGCGCTCGGACTGGAAATGGCAACGGGTTGCGCCGCACCTGAACCTCAAACACAAACGCATCCTTGATGTTGGCTGCGGCAACGGTTATTACATGTGGCGCATGCTCGGCGCTGGTGCCAAAAGCGTGGTCGGTATCGACCCCAACTGGTTGTTCCTTTGCCAGTTCTTAGCCATGAAGAACTACCTACCCGACCTCCCCGCTTGGCACCTGCCGCTGGCTTTTGAAGAGCTGCCAGCCAAATTGGAAGGCTTCGATTGCGTCTTCTCCATGGGCGTTCTGTACCACCGCCGCTCACCAATCGACCACCTGATTGATCTCAAAGACTGCTTGGTAAAAGGTGGCGAGCTGGTTATGGAAACCCTGGTTGTCGAAGGGGATGCTCAACAGGTTCTCGTTCCTGAAGACCGCTACGCACAGATGCGTAACGTGTGGTTCTTGCCTTCAGTGCCTGCGCTTGAGCTATGGCTACGGCGGGCCGGCTACGTAGATGTCCGCTGTGTAGATGTAAGCACCACCAGCATTGAAGAACAACGTGCTACCGACTGGATGCGCTTCCAGTCGCTGCCCGATTTCCTTGACCCAAGCGATCACAGCCGAACGATCGAAGGCCTCCCTTCACCGACTCGTGCAGTCATTCTGGCAAGAAAACCCTGACTCAACTGTGCAAAGATCTTGCAGTTCTGTGAGGGCCGCTGAGGCAAAAACTTCTGCGGCATAGGGATAGCCGCACAAAGGAAATCGTAGGACAATCAGCCGAGCGGCATGGTAAGTAAGAGTGACCACATTTGTGGATTACGCTAATTCCGCTCGGGGCATTGCTAAATGAAGGCATATCAGCCTGCAGTTCTTATAGCAGCTTGGCTGTCATTGAACGCAGCACAAGCACTTCAGCTGTACACAGAGGAGTACCCGCCTCTTAGCTTCTCCCATGAAGGCCATATCCACGGACTTGCACCTGAAGTGGTCAGTGAGTTGCTGAAGCGACTCGATCGTAAAGCTGAAATACACGTGGTGCCGTGGTCTCGCGCCTATCACTCTGCCCAGAATAATCCTGACACCGCAGCGTTTGTCACCATGCGCACGGCTGAGCGTGAACCACTGTTCAAGTGGGTGGGGCCCATCATGGTATCGATGGACAGTTTTTACGCACTTAAGACGACTGATATCAGCATTCGAAACGATCAGGAACTGGCTCAAATCGACAACATTGCAGTGCCAAGAGACTGGTTCAGCTATCAGGAACTGCATGCCGATGGCATGAAAAACTTGCTCGGTGTCACCGAGCCCGCGCAAATGTTCCACCTACTCCGACAGGGCCGAGTCAAACTCATACTCGCCGACAATCTGAGCTTTCATGCTCAGGGCAACGCAGCACCACTGGTTGGACATCTAAGCCGCCAAGACGTTAAAGCGGTTTATCCATACCGGCGCGCCTACGGCTATATCAGTTTTTGGAAAGGAACTGACGACAATGAAATTGAGCGCTGGCAAAAAGCACTCGATGAAATGAAGCGCGATGGCACATTCCGTAAAATTTACCAACGGTGGCTGCCAGGAGAGGAAGTGCCCGGGTTACGCTCCCCCTCCCCCGTTACAAGCCGTTAACGTCGCTCTGCCGCAGCGACAATCAGCGCTTTCATCTCAGCAACAGCCTGCTTGAAACCGACAAACAGAGCGTGAGCTACAAGCGCATGACCAATGTTCAGCTCATTGATACCCGCAATGGCCGCCACCGCTTCAGCATTGTGGTAATGCAGCCCATGACCGGCATTAACGATCAAGCCGTGCTCCAGCCCAAGTTCAACACCCTGTGCAATCCGCGCCAATTCAAGCGCTTGATCCTGCACAGTCACCGCATCGGCATAGCGTCCGGTGTGTAACTCGATAGCAGGAGCACCAACGCGTTTGGCAGCCTCAATCTGGCGCTCTTCTGCATCAATAAACAATGACACTTCACAACCAATACGGCTCAAACGTTCCACAGCCGCACGAATACGATCTTCCTGCCCCGCTACATCCAAGCCACCCTCAGTGGTCAGCTCCTGGCGGGTTTCTGGCACCAAACAGATGTGCTCAGGGCGAATTTGCTCTGCAAAATCCAGCATGAAATCGGTGATGCCCATCTCGAAGTTCATGCGCGTTTGCATGACCTCTTTAAGCACTCGCACATCGCGCTCTTGAATATGCCGACGATCTTCACGCAAGTGGATCGTAATACCGTCCGCCCCCGCCTCTTCAGCATCCAGCGCGGCCTTAATTGGGTCAGGGTAGCGGGTGCCACGAGCCTGGCGCAGTGTGGCCACATGGTCGATATTTACGCCCAGCAGAATACGATTTGCATCAGTCACGACTTGGCTCCTTGAGCGCCATGAAAAGTTCGCGGCTTACCAGCGGCTTGCCACCTAAATGGGGAGCTAATGCCTGGCGCATTAATCGCTTGGCCGCCGCCAGCGCACCCACCGCGCTCCAGTCAGCTTCAGCCATTGCCAGCAAATCAGCTCCATGAAAAACACCGGGTTGCAACTGCCCGACAGGCACCAACCCCTTCTCATTATCCAGCCGATATAAACCGGCAGACGCAATAGGAACGCCTTCACTGTCAATATCGAGGGCGAAACCATAGCCCAACTCATCCAGCAGACGCCACTCGAAAGCACGTAACAATGGCTCAAGCGGACGCCCCTGAGCCAGTGCAGCAACGGTCAGTGCGTAGGTTTCAAACAGTACAGGGTGCGGATCTTCTGCAGGTAAAAGGCGAATCAGCAGTTCATTGAGGTAAATACCGCTGAACAGCGCCTCCCCCGAAAGAAGATTAGGTATACCGGCGGGCTCAAGGCGTGACACGCTTTTGAGATCGCTATTGCCGCGAAACTCGGCCTCAAGCGGAATGAAAGGACGCGCCAGGCTGCCCTTCTTACCCCGAGCAGCCCGCAACACAGCTCTCAGTCGGCCCTGCGGAGTCAGAAAGTCAACCAGCGCGCTGCTTTCCCGATAGGCCCGGGTGTGCAGAACATAGGCAGGTTGACCCAGCATAAGGCTTACTCGGCGAACCGGCACTCAGGCCGGAATGGATCAGATGTTGTCGAAGCCCAACGAACGTAATGCACGCTCATCATCGGACCAGCCACCTTTCACCTTGACCCACAGGTTCAGCATGACTTTGGTGTCAAACATCGACTCCATATCCCGGCGCGCATCTTGGCCAATACGCTTAATGCGCTCACCCTTGTCGCCAATGATGATTTTCTTCTGCCCTTCACGCTCCACCAGAATCAACGCATGAATGTGCAGAATGCGACCTTCACGTTTGAACTCTTCAATCTCAACCGTAATCTGGTAAGGCAGCTCAGCCCCCAACTGGCGCATGATTTTTTCGCGAACCAGTTCTGCTGCAAAGAAACGGCCAGAGCGGTCAGTGATTTGATCTTCTGGGAAGAAGTGGATCCCTTCAGGAAGACGTTCCCCCACCAGCTTTTCAAGCGTCTCAAGGTTGTGGCCTTGCTGAGCTGAAACCGGAACGATTTCAGCATCAGGCAACTGCTCGGCCAGCCATTTCAGGTGCGGAATCAGTTCAGCCTTGTCATCTAGGCGGTCAGTTTTGTTAATTGCCAGAATCACCGGCCCCTGAACATACTGGACACGCTCAAGCACCATCTGGTCTTCATCAGTCCAGCGGGTACGATCCACCACAAAAATCACCACATCGACATCTTTAAGTGCCGAGGCCGCGTTCTTGTTCATGTAGCGGTTGAGTGCCTTCTCATTGTTTTTGTGCAGGCCGGGCGTATCCACGTAGATCGCCTGCACATCACCCTCGGTCTTGATACCCAGCATGTTGTGCCGAGTGGTCTGCGGCTTACGCGAAGTAATGGCCAGCTTCTGCCCGAGAATATGATTGAGCAATGTCGACTTGCCCACGTTGGGCCGGCCGACGATGGCGACATAGCCACAGCGTGTAACAGGTGTATCAGTCATTGCCATTCTCCACACCTAGGGCAATCAGCGCTGCCGCCGCCGCGACCTGCTCGGCTATTCGCCGACTGCCGCCCTGGCCCATGGTTTTTTCATTCAGTAAGGTCACCTGACACTCAACAACGAATGTCCGGCAATGCGGTTCGCCTTGAATATCTACCACGTCATAGCGGGGTAGCTCGCAACCGCGGGATTGCAGAAACTCCTGCAAACGGGTCTTCGGGTCTTTGTTGGTATCAACCAACGTTAAACCTTCCAACTCCCCCTCTAGCCAGGCCAGCACGCGCTCACGCGCAACCTCCATACCAGAGTCCAAATAGATTGCACCGATCAATGCCTCAAGCGCATCAGCAAGGATCGACTCACGACGGTAACCGCCGCTTTTCAACTCGCCTGAACCCAGACGCAGGTATTCACCCAAATCGAAGCCCCGAGCCAATATAGCCAGGGTTTCCCCTTTTACCAATCGAGCTCTGAGACGTGACAACTGCCCTTCCCGGGCCATGGGGAAGCGTTGAAATAGAGCTTCACCCGCAACAAAATTCAGAATGGCATCACCGAGAAACTCAAGGCGCTCGTTATTGCGCCCTGCGAAACTACGGTGGGTCAAGGCCAGCACCATCAGATCCTGGTCCTTGAAGGTATAACCCAGCCGGCGTTCAAGCCGACTTAACGAAACACTCACGGCATCCCCACACGAAATTCTTTATCAAAGCTCACAACCAGATCGATATTCTCAATCAGGGACTCACGTTTCTCGTACTTAACGTGAACCAAGAACTGGTTGTTTTCGATCTTGATATTCACTGCATCTTGAGCATTCAGATCGCGAATATTATTGACCTGCATACCCTTAGTTATGTGGGAGTAGAACTCACCCACGGTATTAATTTCCAAAGCCTTGTCAGTCTCAACGGAGGTGATGATTTTCTCCATCGACATAAAATCAAAGTAATGCGGCAGAACTTTGAACAGAGCGCTGGCAATAAACGCTACTAGGCCTAAAACAACCAGCCAGCTGAGAAACGACATGCCCCGTTGTGAACGTGCAGACTTCATATTGCCCCTACCTTTTAGTGTTATTGATTGCCGTGCGGCTTAGACAGGACTGCGCATAACAGAGAATGCTGCCGAAGCAGCATTCTGTTCAACCCACAAATTAGTGAATCAGGCCCACGCGTGAAAAGTTGGGAAGATTGCTGGATTTCGGATCCGGCCAGCTCATCCAAACCGCGAATGCCTTGCCCACAATATTTTGGTCAGGAACCATGCCATGCAGAGGTTGTGGAATGTTCGGATCATTCCAATAACGGCTATCGTTTGAGTTGTCACGGTTATCCCCCATCATGAAGTAATAACCTTCTGGCACAACCCATTCACGTCCTGGCTCAACCCGGTAGCGCTTCATTTCCTTGCGGATCTGATGCTCAACTTCCCCCAGTTTCTCCTTGAACAGCACTGCACTGCCCAAGCTTCCAGGTTCATCACCGATCAGTGTTTCAGCAACCTGCACACCATTAACAGTCAGGCGCTTGTCCGAACTGTAGGCAATCCGGTCGCCGGCCAAACCTATCACCCGCTTGATGTAGTTAATGTTCGGGTCACTGGGATAACGGAACACCATTACATCGCCGCGCTGCGGGTTGCCCACCTCAATCACCTTGGTGTCCAACACCGGTAGACGGATACCGTAGGCGAACTTGTTCACCAGAATGAAGTCACCAACTTCAAGGGTTGGCTTCATCGAACCAGATGGGATCTGAAACGGTTCA
The Pseudomonas mendocina DNA segment above includes these coding regions:
- the cmoA gene encoding carboxy-S-adenosyl-L-methionine synthase CmoA, giving the protein MTKQPDRLFAQPLDQVPDFVFNEDVVRVFPDMIKRSVPGYPTIVENIGVLAGQFAQPNSVLYDLGSSLGAVTQALRRHVQVEGCKVIAVDNSSAMVERCREYLHAQDSMFQELLPVEVVEADILELEFQPASLIAMNFTLQFIQPEHRCNLLKKIHQALLPGGALILSEKLRFEDASQHDLLTDLHIAFKRANGYSELEIAQKRSAIEKVMLPDSFEKHRERLLEAGFTQVVPWFQCLNFASLIALP
- the recO gene encoding DNA repair protein RecO, which encodes MLGQPAYVLHTRAYRESSALVDFLTPQGRLRAVLRAARGKKGSLARPFIPLEAEFRGNSDLKSVSRLEPAGIPNLLSGEALFSGIYLNELLIRLLPAEDPHPVLFETYALTVAALAQGRPLEPLLRAFEWRLLDELGYGFALDIDSEGVPIASAGLYRLDNEKGLVPVGQLQPGVFHGADLLAMAEADWSAVGALAAAKRLMRQALAPHLGGKPLVSRELFMALKEPSRD
- the pdxJ gene encoding pyridoxine 5'-phosphate synthase; this encodes MTDANRILLGVNIDHVATLRQARGTRYPDPIKAALDAEEAGADGITIHLREDRRHIQERDVRVLKEVMQTRMNFEMGITDFMLDFAEQIRPEHICLVPETRQELTTEGGLDVAGQEDRIRAAVERLSRIGCEVSLFIDAEERQIEAAKRVGAPAIELHTGRYADAVTVQDQALELARIAQGVELGLEHGLIVNAGHGLHYHNAEAVAAIAGINELNIGHALVAHALFVGFKQAVAEMKALIVAAAERR
- the era gene encoding GTPase Era; the encoded protein is MTDTPVTRCGYVAIVGRPNVGKSTLLNHILGQKLAITSRKPQTTRHNMLGIKTEGDVQAIYVDTPGLHKNNEKALNRYMNKNAASALKDVDVVIFVVDRTRWTDEDQMVLERVQYVQGPVILAINKTDRLDDKAELIPHLKWLAEQLPDAEIVPVSAQQGHNLETLEKLVGERLPEGIHFFPEDQITDRSGRFFAAELVREKIMRQLGAELPYQITVEIEEFKREGRILHIHALILVEREGQKKIIIGDKGERIKRIGQDARRDMESMFDTKVMLNLWVKVKGGWSDDERALRSLGFDNI
- the lepB gene encoding signal peptidase I, encoding MSFNFPLLLVIAVAVCGLLALFDLVFLAPRRRAAIAAYNGQVSEPDEVVIERLNKEPLLVEYGKSFFPVLAIVLVLRSFLVEPFQIPSGSMKPTLEVGDFILVNKFAYGIRLPVLDTKVIEVGNPQRGDVMVFRYPSDPNINYIKRVIGLAGDRIAYSSDKRLTVNGVQVAETLIGDEPGSLGSAVLFKEKLGEVEHQIRKEMKRYRVEPGREWVVPEGYYFMMGDNRDNSNDSRYWNDPNIPQPLHGMVPDQNIVGKAFAVWMSWPDPKSSNLPNFSRVGLIH
- a CDS encoding AraC family transcriptional regulator, yielding MLTARLMRLDDQAHKHTHDHHQLVMSLAGRAEFEVNGRGGEVSRMQACLVPGDAGHQFAGLGDNRMLIIDLDGQGALGDDAQLLSRLFESPRYPQLDTDFQNLLNYAGAELQRYGSDPVLTRDLSGLLLRALYLRLFGEQPAPRVSGLNIEQLDNYIAKHLFRRISVAELAHTACLSPSHFHALFKDSLGLTPHQYLLKARLDRASQLLRESSLPLIRIAEECGFSSQSALTTAMRRYLGLTPKRVRDSASLGWNE
- the cmoB gene encoding tRNA 5-methoxyuridine(34)/uridine 5-oxyacetic acid(34) synthase CmoB — its product is MINRFDLDTLQAQLAGPPLQDWAADLPGQIDRKLAIGHGDLARWYGAVQALPPLTVEQLELVKEFSFNGACDDDTRAALTNALKGLIPWRKGPFHLFGVHVDTEWRSDWKWQRVAPHLNLKHKRILDVGCGNGYYMWRMLGAGAKSVVGIDPNWLFLCQFLAMKNYLPDLPAWHLPLAFEELPAKLEGFDCVFSMGVLYHRRSPIDHLIDLKDCLVKGGELVMETLVVEGDAQQVLVPEDRYAQMRNVWFLPSVPALELWLRRAGYVDVRCVDVSTTSIEEQRATDWMRFQSLPDFLDPSDHSRTIEGLPSPTRAVILARKP
- a CDS encoding protease inhibitor I42 family protein — encoded protein: MPRLLFMFAFTLLAACSHKPATVTLQHDQQSKCPLDLYVGQQFILTLPSNPTTGFRWKMLDAGAPVLEKLGPEVYTNPEDTGLVGSGGISTWRFRVANEGKAELKLAYSQPWEPNVAPAQSFNCKLAAH
- a CDS encoding DUF4845 domain-containing protein, with the translated sequence MKSARSQRGMSFLSWLVVLGLVAFIASALFKVLPHYFDFMSMEKIITSVETDKALEINTVGEFYSHITKGMQVNNIRDLNAQDAVNIKIENNQFLVHVKYEKRESLIENIDLVVSFDKEFRVGMP
- the rnc gene encoding ribonuclease III, which encodes MSVSLSRLERRLGYTFKDQDLMVLALTHRSFAGRNNERLEFLGDAILNFVAGEALFQRFPMAREGQLSRLRARLVKGETLAILARGFDLGEYLRLGSGELKSGGYRRESILADALEALIGAIYLDSGMEVARERVLAWLEGELEGLTLVDTNKDPKTRLQEFLQSRGCELPRYDVVDIQGEPHCRTFVVECQVTLLNEKTMGQGGSRRIAEQVAAAAALIALGVENGND
- a CDS encoding ABC transporter substrate-binding protein encodes the protein MKAYQPAVLIAAWLSLNAAQALQLYTEEYPPLSFSHEGHIHGLAPEVVSELLKRLDRKAEIHVVPWSRAYHSAQNNPDTAAFVTMRTAEREPLFKWVGPIMVSMDSFYALKTTDISIRNDQELAQIDNIAVPRDWFSYQELHADGMKNLLGVTEPAQMFHLLRQGRVKLILADNLSFHAQGNAAPLVGHLSRQDVKAVYPYRRAYGYISFWKGTDDNEIERWQKALDEMKRDGTFRKIYQRWLPGEEVPGLRSPSPVTSR
- a CDS encoding lysoplasmalogenase — encoded protein: MRYLLLALMAAAAYLYAQYNDLHALSFISKGIPVILLILWLREAPASLYRRWISIGLLFSLAGDLLLDWPDDLFVFGLSAFLIAHLAYLSAYIIDCKRPAWLALLVALLTGGGMFAIVSIYNLGPLLIPVGCYALVISIMLWRALARLTQPGISVRSAQLAAGGAALFVLSDGMIAINRFVWPFEASTFTIITTYWLGQWGIAASAFSQATERPDNPS